Proteins from a genomic interval of Homo sapiens chromosome 15 genomic patch of type FIX, GRCh38.p14 PATCHES HG2139_PATCH:
- the LOC101060588 gene encoding uncharacterized protein LOC101060588, producing the protein MRERPSGSAECQRGRTGPKAGWQLLPTARSPAQHPPESTSVLLNWVIRALGPLVPPTEGGLWSDQVSWPLWEDVKTPEPGEPGSPLPASPHPPLQPPAFPDPPIHSPDPAVSSAHSFPAPRLAWSCVLHSPLSLPLSKLPPLYLTHSPLRHQSTQAQVPAPHLYSQTWEGDDMKTQTPLSRRSGVCRGADRRLWKLQGLPAGGRM; encoded by the coding sequence GCAGGGTGGCAGCTGCTCCCTACGGCCAGGAGTCCAGCCCAGCACCCACCTGAGTCCACCTCAGTCCTGCTCAACTGGGTCATCCGTGCTCTGGGCCCTCTGGTCCCACCCACAGAGGGAGGGCTTTGGAGCGACCAGGTGAGCTGGCCATTGTGGGAGGATGTAAAAACTCCTGAGCCTGGCGAGCCAGGCAGCCCCTTGCCAGCATCCCCACACCCACCTCTCCAGCCCCCCGCATTCCCTGATCCTCCCATCCACTCCCCTGACCCAGCAGTTTCCTCTGCTCACTCTTTTCCTGCTCCCAGGCTCGCCTGGTCATGTGTCCTTCACTCTCCTCTGAGTCTCCCTCTTTCCAAGCTGCCTCCACTCTACTTGACACACTCTCCCTTAAGACACCAGAGTACACAAGCGCAAGTCCCTGCACCTCACCTTTACTCCCAGACATGGGAGGGAGATGACATGAAGACCCAAACGCCACTTAGCAGGAGATCTGGGGTATGCAGAGGGGCAGATCGGAGGCTGTGGAAGCTCCAGGGGCTCCCTGCAGGAGGCCGCATGTAA